A stretch of the Lactuca sativa cultivar Salinas chromosome 9, Lsat_Salinas_v11, whole genome shotgun sequence genome encodes the following:
- the LOC111882606 gene encoding uncharacterized protein LOC111882606: protein MENNNSVKESYLGCDEEDDDSYDAIVVGSGYGGSAAACRMSMAGIKVCLLEKGRKWEAQDFPTDSLRLLSSVRFEDESLGFGLGSKDALFQIHKEHDSVAVTVCGLGGGSLVNAGVMLPTPVRARRNPKWPKEWESNWKSCEASASSMLNIQSVPVKFPNAKTMEKLMVGDEFKETSTSLKVSINFDVEEQGDHFKRPKETGSCIACGNCVAGCPYNAKNSTDKNYLFSAVEAGCIIKTDCEVRYVVKNPKDTNILGKRARRWLVYLNETDYLQSDFVILSAGVFGTADLFFRSQLRGLELSSRLGEGLSCNGNNSAYLAGCTTPLGAYGLHKEQFSKISFQERPGPAISSSYTSSLGFTIQSGVLPTAYPYLIFKGILTYGWPTGFWFLHGVIDKLKHSFGLKSTQAMTLNVMGYDESDGKITFNKSRDKINFTPPNDPLLPRKIMSLQKLTKKLGGILFMSRYRSTSVHLLGGCNASSDHFNGVCNSNGQVFDTKSPSSVHSGLYVCDASLIPCSIGINPCLTIAAASEHVSRHLIQDIIKTHVGDDGKDSMDESDDNKRGSICSWKLEGKSRCDVRFTEVMRGHIDGMPCVAHLELKMNAKTRKDFDQGSMDFGKSHPLLRGIVSGYLDFNALERDRLYVIDGEVDLCEVDIRTPYTQFMHYRLLLVASSGSRYILEGKKVMNPFLLGLNGWKESTTLQVTFKKVKKNDPNEEMVDLKGVLHISTFALMRSLLSMQGNNKMKFVLLLLQSIFRTYVIQKPRGNFIGSPHVEPVNGPYPSSILHEIRTEDGFVISCRQWKIKTDGSLRFGRLKNPYPVLLINGYSTDSFWLPTEENDLVRTLLDKGHETWLLQPRLHPLNSSNSFTIEDIGRFDIPAAIDKILKLNDKSTKIHVVAHCVGGLAIHMAIMGGHVSATRIASLSCTNSSMFFKLTTFSRFKMWLPLLPITMMILGRNTILPILNTTKTNLNQKLVKFVARFIPRYERCNCDECEVFSGIFGNAFWHNNVTSSLHSWINKKNLPSLPMAGFTHLRKICNTGFIVDGKGNNSYLIHAERISLPTLYISGGRTLLSTPQTSLLGNKYMKLHQPNFRHERVVVDGFGHSDLLIGEESCKKVFPHILSHMGLAEKEENLEYDGNEKEYFSGYGQFEDGELVFKSWVPSSMIIWFLLFLLVLCLVIFH, encoded by the exons ATGGAGAATAATAATAGCGTAAAGGAATCTTATCTTGGTTGTGATGAGGAAGATGATGATAGTTATGATGCTATTGTGGTGGGGTCAGGATATGGAGGTTCTGCTGCTGCTTGTAGGATGTCCATGGCGGGAATAAAGGTGTGTTTGCTTGAAAAAGGTCGAAAATGGGAAGCTCAAGATTTTCCTACAGATAGTTTGAGATTGTTATCTTCTGTTAGATTTGAAGACGAAAGCTTGGGGTTCGGTTTAGGCTCAAAAGATGCATTGTTCCag ATACATAAAGAACATGATTCTGTAGCAGTAACAGTTTGTGGGCTTGGTGGTGGTTCGCTAGTGAATGCTGGTGTGATGCTGCCAACACCTGTTCGAGCAAGAAGAAACCCAAAATGGCCAAAAGAATGGGAGTCGAATTGGAAGTCATGTGAAGCCTCTGCTTCCTCCATGCTTAATATACAAAGCGTTCCTGTGAAATTTCCTAATGCTAAAACTATGGAGAAGTTAATGGTTGGTGATGAGTTCAAAGAAACTAGTACTTCTTTAAAGGTGAGTATAAATTTTGATGTAGAAGAACAGGGAGACCATTTCAAAAGACCTAAAGAAACAGGGAGCTGCATAGCTTGTGGAAACTGTGTTGCTGGTTGTCCTTATAATGCAAAAAACTCTACTGACAAGAATTATTTGTTCTCTGCGGTTGAG GCAGGATGTATTATCAAAACAGATTGTGAAGTTAGATATGTGGTGAAAAACCCGAAGGACACAAATATACTTGGGAAACGAGCTCGTAGGTGGCTTGTATATCTTAACGAGACTGACTATCTACAATCTGATTTTGTTATTCTATCAG CGGGAGTGTTTGGTACTGCTGATTTGTTTTTCCGTTCACAACTTAGAGGACTAGAGCTCTCAAGCAGACTTGGTGAAGGGTTGAGTTGTAATGGCAACAATTCTGCTTATCTTGCTGGATGCACAACACCACTAGGTGCTTATGGATTACACAAAGAGCAGTTCTCCAAAATATCCTTTCAAGAAAGGCCTGGCCCTGCCATTTCCTCATCATACACTTCTTCTTTGGGGTTCACAATTCAG AGTGGGGTGTTACCAACAGCTTATCCATACTTGATATTTAAAGGGATTTTAACGTATGGATGGCCAACAGGCTTCTGGTTTCTACATGGAGTTATAGACAAACTGAAGCATTCTTTTGGTCTAAAGAGCACTCAAGCAATGACGTTGAATGTAATGGGGTATGATGAGAGTGATGGAAAAATCACATTCAATAAAAGCAGAGATAAAATAAACTTCACTCCACCAAACGATCCCTTGCTTCCACGCAAAATCATGTCATTACAAAAACTAACCAAGAAACTAGGAGGAATATTGTTCATGTCTAGGTATAGAAGTACCTCGGTTCATCTTCTAGGTGGCTGTAATGCTTCTTCCGATCATTTTAATGGAGTTTGTAACTCAAATGGTCAGGTTTTTGACACCAAGTCTCCTTCCTCAGTTCACTCGGGTCTTTATGTTTGTGATGCCTCTTTAATCCCTTGCTCTATCGGGATAAATCCTTGTCTTACTATTGCCGCTGCCTCTGAGCATGTAAGCAGACACCTTATCCAAGATATTATCAAAACTCACGTGGGTGATGATGGAAAAGATTCCATGGATGAAAGTGATGATAATAAACGTGGTTCAATATGTTCTTGGAAGCTAGAGGGGAAATCAAGATGTGATGTTCGGTTTACAGAAGTTATGAGAGGGCATATTGACGGTATGCCTTGTGTTGCTCATCTAGAATTGAAAATGAATGCGAAAACAAGAAAAGATTTTGATCAAGGAAGTATGGATTTTGGAAAATCTCATCCTCTTCTAAGAGGAATAGTCAGTGGATATCTTGACTTCAATGCTTTAGAGAGGGACAGATTATATGTAATCGATGGAGAAGTAGATTTATGTGAAGTGGACATTAGAACTCCTTACACACAGTTCATGCATTATCGTCTCCTTCTTGTAGCTTCTTCTGGTTCAAG ATACATTCTTGAAGGGAAGAAGGTAATGAACCCTTTTCTCCTAGGACTAAACGGATGGAAAGAGTCAACAACACTGCAAGTGACCTTCAAGAAAGTCAAGAAGAATGATCCGAATGAAGAAATGGTAGACTTAAAAGGAGTGCTTCATATATCCACGTTTGCACTCATGAGGAGTTTGCTTAGTATGCAAGGAAACAACAAAATGAAGTTTGTGTTGCTTTTATTACAATCTATCTTTAGAACATATGTTATACAGAAACCTCGAGGAAATTTCATTGGTTCCCCCCATGTAGAACCCGTAAATGGGCCATATCCTAGCAGTATCCTCCATGAGATAAGAACAG AGGATGGTTTTGTAATTAGTTGTAGACAATGGAAGATCAAAACAGATGGTTCTTTGAGATTTGGAAGATTGAAAAATCCGTACCCAGTACTACTTATTAATGGGTATTCCACAGACAGTTTTTGGCTTCCAACAGAGGAAAATGATTTGGTTAGAACTTTACTAGACAAAGGACACGAAACATGGCTTCTTCAACCAAGGTTACACCCTCttaattcttcaaattctttcaCTATTGAAGATATTGGCAGATTCGATATTCCAGCAG CGATTGATAAAATCTTGAAATTGAATGACAAGTCAACAAAGATTCATGTGGTAGCACATTGTGTTGGAGGCTTAGCCATTCACATGGCTATAATGGGAGGCCATGTTTCTGCAACAAGAATCGCTTCACTCTCTTGCACTAACTCATCCATGTTCTTCAAGCTCACAACTTTTTCAAGGTTCAAGATGTGGCTTCCTCTACTCCCG ATAACAATGATGATATTAGGAAGAAACACCATCCTCCCTATACTCAATACAACAAAAACAAATTTAAATCAGAAACTGGTAAAGTTTGTAGCTCGTTTCATCCCACGTTATGAAAGATGCAATTGTGACGAATGTGAAGTATTTTCTGGCATATTTGGGAATGCTTTTTGGCACAACAATGTAACATCAAGTCTTCACAGTTGGATAAATAAGAAAAATCTTCCAAGTCTCCCTATGGCTGGTTTTACACACCTCAGAAAGATATGTAACACAGGGTTTATAGTTGATGGCAAAGGAAACAACTCATATCTGATTCACGCTGAGAGAATAAGTCTTCCAACACTTTACATATCGGGTGGAAGAACACTTCTTTCCACTCCTCAGACTTCTTTGCTTGGTAACAAGTATATGAAGTTGCACCAACCTAATTTTCGACATGAGAGGGTGGTTGTGGATGGATTTGGGCATTCTGATCTGTTGATTGGAGAAGAATCTTGTAAGAAAGTTTTTCCTCATATACTCTCTCATATGGGGTTAGCTGAAAAGGAGGAAAATCTTGAATATGATGGCAATGAAAAAGAGTATTTTAGTGGATATGGTCAATTTGAGGATGGTGAATTGGTGTTTAAGAGTTGGGTCCCTTCTTCCATGATTATTTGGTTCCTCTTGTTTCTGTTGGTTTTGTGTTTGGTAATTTTCCATTGA
- the LOC111882597 gene encoding uncharacterized protein LOC111882597 isoform X1, which translates to MENGGIKECYPGFGEEDEDDYDAIVVGSGYGGSVAAYRMSMAGIKVCLLEKGRKWEAQDFPTDSLRLLSSVRFENKSLKFGLGPKDALFQIHTEHDSLAATVCGLGGGSLVNAGVMLPTPVRAKRNPKWPKEWESNWKSCEASASSMLNIQNVPVKFSNAKTMEKLMVGDEFKETSTSLKVSINFDVEEQGTHLKTPKEIGSCIACGNCLSGCTYNAKNSTDKNYLFSAVEAGCSIKTDCEVKYVVKNPNDTNTHRKRARRWLVYLNETDYLQSDFVILSAGVFGTTDLLFRSQTRGLELSSRLGEGFSCNGNNVACLAGCTTPLAAYGLHKEQFSKIPFQERPGPAISKSYTSSLGFTIQSAVLPTAYPYLIFKGVSTYGWPTGFWFLHGVIDKLKHSFGIKSTQAMALNVMGYDESDGKITFDKRKDKIRFSPPNDPLLPRKIISFQKLTKKLRGILFMSRYRSTSVHLLGGCNASSDHFNGVCNSNGQVFDSHSPSSVHSGLYVCDASLIPCSIGVNPSLTIATASEHVSRHLIQDIINTYVGKDSIDERDDKSCGSIRSWKVEEKSRFGVRFTEVMKGHINGMPCVAYLKLKMSAKTTKGNLVFGKSHPLMRGIVGGYLNFNSVEKDRLYVIDGEVDLCEVDIRTPYTQFMHYRLLLAASSGSRYVLEGKKVMNPFLLGLYGWKESTTLQVTFKKVKNNNPSEEMVDLKGVLHVSTFALMRSLISMKGNNKMKFVLLLLQSIFRTYVMQKPRGSFMGFPHVELMDRPYPSSTLHEIRTEDGFVIGCRQWKIKMDDSWRFEREKNPYPVLLLNGHSTESFCLPTESNDLVRTLLDKGHETWLLQTRLHPLNSSNSFTFEDISRFDIPAAIDKILKLNDKSTKIHVIAHCVGGLAIHMAIMGGHVSATRIASLSCTNSSMFFKLTPFSTFKMWLPLIPITMMILGKNSILPILKTTKESMNHKLLKSIARFIPRYERCNCEECEVFSGIFGNTFWHENVTQTLHSWMNEKSNSSLPMSAFPHLRKICNTGFIVDSKGNNSYLIHAERMSLPTLYISGGRTLLVTRETSWLGNKYMKLHHPNLRHERVVVDGFGHSDLLIGEESCKKVFPHILSHIGLAEKEENLEDNGKDYKCFSGDDRFEDGELVFVGWVSSSITIWFLLFLVALCLVIMC; encoded by the exons ATGGAGAATGGTGGCATAAAGGAGTGTTATCCAGGTTTTGgtgaggaagatgaagatgattaTGATGCTATTGTTGTGGGGTCTGGATATGGAGGCTCTGTTGCTGCTTATAGGATGTCCATGGCGGGAATAAAGGTGTGTTTGCTTGAAAAAGGTCGGAAATGGGAAGCTCAAGATTTTCCTACAGATAGTTTGAGATTGTTATCCTCTGTTAGATTTGAAAACAAAAGCTTGAAGTTTGGCTTAGGCCCAAAAGATGCATTGTTTCAG ATACATACAGAACATGATTCTTTAGCAGCAACTGTTTGTGGACTTGGTGGTGGTTCACTAGTGAATGCTGGTGTAATGCTGCCAACACCTGTGCGAGCAAAAAGAAACCCAAAATGGCCAAAAGAATGGGAGTCGAATTGGAAGTCATGTGAAGCCTCTGCTTCCTCCATGCTTAACATACAAAACGTTCCTGTGAAATTTTCTAATGCTAAAACTATGGAGAAATTAATGGTTGGTGATGAGTTCAAAGAAACTAGTACTTCTTTAAAGGTGAGTATAAATTTTGATGTAGAAGAACAGGGAACTCATCTTAAAACACCTAAAGAAATCGGAAGCTGCATAGCTTGTGGAAACTGTCTTTCTGGTTGTACTTACAATGCAAAAAATTCCACTGACAAGAATTATTTGTTCTCAGCTGTTGAG GCAGGAtgtagtataaaaacagattgtgAAGTTAAGTATGTGGTGAAAAACCCTAATGACACAAATACACATAGGAAACGAGCACGTAGGTGGCTTGTTTATCTTAATGAGACTGATTATCTACAATCTGATTTTGTTATTCTATCAG CTGGAGTGTTTGGGACCACTGATTTGCTATTCCGTTCACAAACTAGAGGATTAGAGCTCTCAAGCAGGCTTGGTGAAGGGTTCAGCTGTAATGGCAACAATGTTGCTTGTCTTGCTGGATGCACAACACCACTAGCTGCTTATGGATTACACAAAGAGCAATTCTCCAAAATACCCTTTCAAGAACGCCCTGGGCCCGCCATTTCTAAGTCTTACACTTCCTCTTTGGGGTTCACAATTCAG AGTGCAGTGTTGCCAACAGCTTATCCATACTTGATATTTAAAGGGGTTTCAACGTATGGTTGGCCAACTGGGTTCTGGTTTCTACATGGAGTTATAGACAAACTGAAGCATTCTTTTGGTATAAAGAGCACTCAAGCAATGGCTTTAAATGTCATGGGGTATGATGAGAGTGATGGAAAAATCACATTCGataaaagaaaagacaaaataagATTCTCCCCACCAAATGATCCCTTGCTTCCACGAAAAATCATTTCCTTCCAAAAACTAACAAAAAAACTAAGAGGGATACTCTTCATGTCTAGATACAGAAGCACCTCAGTTCATCTTCTAGGTGGATGCAATGCTTCTTCAGATCATTTTAATGGAGTTTGTAACTCAAATGGTCAGGTTTTCGATTCCCACTCACCTTCCTCTGTCCACTCGGGTCTTTATGTTTGTGATGCCTCTTTAATCCCTTGCTCTATAGGGGTAAATCCGTCTCTTACTATTGCCACTGCATCTGAGCATGTAAGCAGACACCTCATCCAAGATATTATCAATACTTATGTGGGAAAAGATTCCATTGATGAAAGAGATGATAAAAGCTGTGGATCAATACGTTCTTGGAAGGTAGAAGAGAAATCAAGATTTGGTGTTCGGTTTACAGAGGTTATGAAAGGGCATATTAATGGAATGCCTTGTGTTGCTTATCTTAAACTGAAAATGAGTGCGAAAACAACAAAAGGAAATCTGGTTTTTGGAAAATCTCATCCACTTATGAGAGGAATAGTAGGTGGATATCTCAATTTCAATTCTGTAGAGAAGGATAGATTATATGTAATCGATGGAGAAGTGGATTTATGTGAAGTCGACATAAGAACTCCTTACACACAGTTCATGCATTATCGCCTCCTTCTTGCAGCTTCTTCTGGTTCAAG ATATGTTCTTGAAGGAAAAAAGGTAATGAACCCTTTTCTCCTAGGACTTTACGGATGGAAAGAGTCAACAACACTGCAAGTGACATTCAAGAAAGTCAAGAACAATAATCCAAGTGAAGAAATGGTAGATTTAAAAGGAGTGCTTCATGTATCCACGTTTGCACTCATGAGGAGTCTGATTAGTATGAAAGGAAACAACAAAATGAAGTTTGTGTTGCTTTTATTACAATCTATCTTTAGAACATATGTCATGCAAAAACCTAGAGGGAGTTTCATGGGTTTCCCTCATGTAGAACTCATGGATAGGCCTTATCCTAGCAGTACCCTTCATGAGATAAGAACAG AGGATGGATTTGTAATTGGTTGCAGACAATGGAAGATCAAAATGGATGATTCTTGGAGGTTTGAAAGAGAGAAAAATCCATATCCAGTGCTACTTCTTAATGGGCATTCCACTGAGAGTTTTTGTCTTCCTACCGAGTCAAATGATTTGGTAAGAACACTTCTTGACAAAGGACATGAAACATGGCTTCTTCAAACAAGGCTACACCCTCTTAATTCTTCAAATTCCTTCACTTTTGAAGATATTAGCAGATTCGATATTCCAGCAGCCATTGATAAAATCTTGAAATTGAATGACAAGTCCACAAAGATTCATGTGATAGCACATTGTGTTGGAGGCTTAGCCATTCACATGGCTATAATGGGAGGCCATGTTTCTGCAACAAGAATCGCTTCACTCTCTTGCACTAATTCATCCATGTTCTTCAAGCTCACACCTTTTTCAACTTTCAAGATGTGGCTTCCTCTAATCCCG ATAACAATGATGATATTAGGAAAAAACTCCATCCTTCCTATACTCAAAACTACAAAAGAAAGTATGAATCACAAACTGTTAAAGTCCATAGCTCGTTTCATCCCACGTTATGAGAGATGCAATTGTGAGGAATGTGAAGTATTTTCTGGCATATTTGGGAACACATTTTGGCATGAAAACGTAACACAAACTCTTCACAGTTGGATGAATGAGAAAAGTAATTCGAGTCTTCCCATGTCTGCTTTTCCACACCTTAGAAAGATATGTAACACAGGGTTCATAGTTGATAGTAAAGGAAACAACTCATATTTAATTCATGCTGAGAGAATGAGTCTTCCAACACTTTACATATCGGGTGGAAGGACTCTTCTTGTGACACGTGAGACTTCTTGGCTTGGAAACAAGTATATGAAGTTGCATCATCCTAATCTTAGACATGAGAGGGTGGTTGTTGATGGATTTGGGCATTCTGATCTTTTGATTGGAGAAGAATCTTGTAAGAAAGTTTTTCCTCATATACTCTCTCATATTGGGTTGGCTGAAAAGGAGGAAAATCTTGAAGATAATGGAAAGGATTACAAGTGTTTTAGTGGAGATGATCGGTTTGAGGATGGAGAATTGGTGTTTGTGGGTTGGGTCTCTTCTTCTATCACTATTTGGTTCCTCTTGTTTTTGGTTGCTTTATGTTTGGTAATTATGTGTTGA
- the LOC111882597 gene encoding uncharacterized protein LOC111882597 isoform X2, with amino-acid sequence MENGGIKECYPGFGEEDEDDYDAIVVGSGYGGSVAAYRMSMAGIKVCLLEKGRKWEAQDFPTDSLRLLSSVRFENKSLKFGLGPKDALFQIHTEHDSLAATVCGLGGGSLVNAGVMLPTPVRAKRNPKWPKEWESNWKSCEASASSMLNIQNVPVKFSNAKTMEKLMVGDEFKETSTSLKVSINFDVEEQGTHLKTPKEIGSCIACGNCLSGCTYNAKNSTDKNYLFSAVEAGCSIKTDCEVKYVVKNPNDTNTHRKRARRWLVYLNETDYLQSDFVILSAGVFGTTDLLFRSQTRGLELSSRLGEGFSCNGNNVACLAGCTTPLAAYGLHKEQFSKIPFQERPGPAISKSYTSSLGFTIQSAVLPTAYPYLIFKGVSTYGWPTGFWFLHGVIDKLKHSFGIKSTQAMALNVMGYDESDGKITFDKRKDKIRFSPPNDPLLPRKIISFQKLTKKLRGILFMSRYRSTSVHLLGGCNASSDHFNGVCNSNGQVFDSHSPSSVHSGLYVCDASLIPCSIGVNPSLTIATASEHVSRHLIQDIINTYVGKDSIDERDDKSCGSIRSWKVEEKSRFGVRFTEVMKGHINGMPCVAYLKLKMSAKTTKGNLVFGKSHPLMRGIVGGYLNFNSVEKDRLYVIDGEVDLCEVDIRTPYTQFMHYRLLLAASSGSRYVLEGKKVMNPFLLGLYGWKESTTLQVTFKKVKNNNPSEEMVDLKGVLHVSTFALMRSLISMKGNNKMKFVLLLLQSIFRTYVMQKPRGSFMGFPHVELMDRPYPSSTLHEIRTEDGFVIGCRQWKIKMDDSWRFEREKNPYPVLLLNGHSTESFCLPTESNDLILADSIFQQPLIKS; translated from the exons ATGGAGAATGGTGGCATAAAGGAGTGTTATCCAGGTTTTGgtgaggaagatgaagatgattaTGATGCTATTGTTGTGGGGTCTGGATATGGAGGCTCTGTTGCTGCTTATAGGATGTCCATGGCGGGAATAAAGGTGTGTTTGCTTGAAAAAGGTCGGAAATGGGAAGCTCAAGATTTTCCTACAGATAGTTTGAGATTGTTATCCTCTGTTAGATTTGAAAACAAAAGCTTGAAGTTTGGCTTAGGCCCAAAAGATGCATTGTTTCAG ATACATACAGAACATGATTCTTTAGCAGCAACTGTTTGTGGACTTGGTGGTGGTTCACTAGTGAATGCTGGTGTAATGCTGCCAACACCTGTGCGAGCAAAAAGAAACCCAAAATGGCCAAAAGAATGGGAGTCGAATTGGAAGTCATGTGAAGCCTCTGCTTCCTCCATGCTTAACATACAAAACGTTCCTGTGAAATTTTCTAATGCTAAAACTATGGAGAAATTAATGGTTGGTGATGAGTTCAAAGAAACTAGTACTTCTTTAAAGGTGAGTATAAATTTTGATGTAGAAGAACAGGGAACTCATCTTAAAACACCTAAAGAAATCGGAAGCTGCATAGCTTGTGGAAACTGTCTTTCTGGTTGTACTTACAATGCAAAAAATTCCACTGACAAGAATTATTTGTTCTCAGCTGTTGAG GCAGGAtgtagtataaaaacagattgtgAAGTTAAGTATGTGGTGAAAAACCCTAATGACACAAATACACATAGGAAACGAGCACGTAGGTGGCTTGTTTATCTTAATGAGACTGATTATCTACAATCTGATTTTGTTATTCTATCAG CTGGAGTGTTTGGGACCACTGATTTGCTATTCCGTTCACAAACTAGAGGATTAGAGCTCTCAAGCAGGCTTGGTGAAGGGTTCAGCTGTAATGGCAACAATGTTGCTTGTCTTGCTGGATGCACAACACCACTAGCTGCTTATGGATTACACAAAGAGCAATTCTCCAAAATACCCTTTCAAGAACGCCCTGGGCCCGCCATTTCTAAGTCTTACACTTCCTCTTTGGGGTTCACAATTCAG AGTGCAGTGTTGCCAACAGCTTATCCATACTTGATATTTAAAGGGGTTTCAACGTATGGTTGGCCAACTGGGTTCTGGTTTCTACATGGAGTTATAGACAAACTGAAGCATTCTTTTGGTATAAAGAGCACTCAAGCAATGGCTTTAAATGTCATGGGGTATGATGAGAGTGATGGAAAAATCACATTCGataaaagaaaagacaaaataagATTCTCCCCACCAAATGATCCCTTGCTTCCACGAAAAATCATTTCCTTCCAAAAACTAACAAAAAAACTAAGAGGGATACTCTTCATGTCTAGATACAGAAGCACCTCAGTTCATCTTCTAGGTGGATGCAATGCTTCTTCAGATCATTTTAATGGAGTTTGTAACTCAAATGGTCAGGTTTTCGATTCCCACTCACCTTCCTCTGTCCACTCGGGTCTTTATGTTTGTGATGCCTCTTTAATCCCTTGCTCTATAGGGGTAAATCCGTCTCTTACTATTGCCACTGCATCTGAGCATGTAAGCAGACACCTCATCCAAGATATTATCAATACTTATGTGGGAAAAGATTCCATTGATGAAAGAGATGATAAAAGCTGTGGATCAATACGTTCTTGGAAGGTAGAAGAGAAATCAAGATTTGGTGTTCGGTTTACAGAGGTTATGAAAGGGCATATTAATGGAATGCCTTGTGTTGCTTATCTTAAACTGAAAATGAGTGCGAAAACAACAAAAGGAAATCTGGTTTTTGGAAAATCTCATCCACTTATGAGAGGAATAGTAGGTGGATATCTCAATTTCAATTCTGTAGAGAAGGATAGATTATATGTAATCGATGGAGAAGTGGATTTATGTGAAGTCGACATAAGAACTCCTTACACACAGTTCATGCATTATCGCCTCCTTCTTGCAGCTTCTTCTGGTTCAAG ATATGTTCTTGAAGGAAAAAAGGTAATGAACCCTTTTCTCCTAGGACTTTACGGATGGAAAGAGTCAACAACACTGCAAGTGACATTCAAGAAAGTCAAGAACAATAATCCAAGTGAAGAAATGGTAGATTTAAAAGGAGTGCTTCATGTATCCACGTTTGCACTCATGAGGAGTCTGATTAGTATGAAAGGAAACAACAAAATGAAGTTTGTGTTGCTTTTATTACAATCTATCTTTAGAACATATGTCATGCAAAAACCTAGAGGGAGTTTCATGGGTTTCCCTCATGTAGAACTCATGGATAGGCCTTATCCTAGCAGTACCCTTCATGAGATAAGAACAG AGGATGGATTTGTAATTGGTTGCAGACAATGGAAGATCAAAATGGATGATTCTTGGAGGTTTGAAAGAGAGAAAAATCCATATCCAGTGCTACTTCTTAATGGGCATTCCACTGAGAGTTTTTGTCTTCCTACCGAGTCAAATGATTTG ATATTAGCAGATTCGATATTCCAGCAGCCATTGATAAAATCTTGA